A stretch of the Aegilops tauschii subsp. strangulata cultivar AL8/78 chromosome 4, Aet v6.0, whole genome shotgun sequence genome encodes the following:
- the LOC120962764 gene encoding mannosyltransferase APTG1-like gives MKALRIRPWPERRVPAHALAFRVANALLVCTYFNPNEHWQCLEVGHRVAFGYDHLTWEWKRGLRGYLHLLIFAALYKFLAFLHLDTPWFMAMAPRLLQSVFASFGDQHTRNAGSR, from the exons ATGAAGGCGTTGCGGATCCGGCCGTGGCCGGAGAGACGGGTGCCGGCGCACGCACTGGCATTCCGCGTGGCGAACGCGCTGCTGGTGTGCACCTACTTCAACCCCAACGAGCACTGGCAGTGCCTCGAGGTCGGCCACCGCGTCGCCTTCGG GTACGACCACCTCACTTGGGAGTGGAAGCGGGGCCTTCGAGGTTACCTCCACCTGCTGATCTTCGCTGCCCTTTACAAGTTTCTGGCTTTTCTTCACCTCGATACCCCCTGGTTCATG GCGATGGCTCCACGGCTTCTACAATCAGTATTTGCATCCTTTGGAGATCAGCACACTCGCAACGCTGGTTCCCGTTGA